The DNA segment GGGCCACCAGCGAGGCGCAGAACCAGTACCTGACCACCGTGCTGGCCGCCCGCGACGACACCCTGGACATCTTCCTGATTGATGTGGTCCGCACCGCCACCTTCGCCGCCGCCGGGTGGGCCGAGCCGCTGAACGGGTACATCAGCGGTGTCAACAGCTACCTGGGAAGCTTCCTGCCGGGTCCGGTGGCCGCCGCCACCTACGGCGGCAAGTTGTACGCCATGCCCGCCTTCACCGACGCGCAGTTCCTGTACTACCGCAAAGACCTGCTGACCAAGTACAAGCTGCCCGTCCCCAAAACCTGGGACGAACTGACTGCCACCGCCGCCAAAATCCAGAAGGGCGAGGGAGGCAAGATGCAGGGCTTCAACTTCCAGGGTGCGCCCATTGAGGGCACCGTGTGCAACTTCCTGGAAACCCTGTGGACCGGGGGCGGTGACGCCAGCAACGTCAACAGCGCGGCGGGCAAGCAGGGCCTGGGCTTCCTGGTCAACTCGGTCAAGTCCAAGCTGTCGCCTGCCGCCAGCTCCGAGATCAAGACCGACGACTCGCGCCTTCAGTTCCAGGCCGGGGACGTGGCAATGGGCCTGAACTGGAGCTACGCCTGGGCGCACTTCCAGGGCAACAGTCCGCAGCCCACCACCGTTAAGGGCGACGTGGGCGTGGCTCCGCTCCCCTCGTTCGGCAAGAACCCCACCGCCACCTGCACGGGCGGCTGGGAATGGGGCGTCAACGCCTACGGCAACCACAAGAAAGAGGCCGTCAAGCTGCTGCAATTCATGTCCAGCGTGAACATCCAGCGTGACATGGCGGTCAACGGCGCTTACCTGCCCGTCCGCAAGAGCCTGTACAGCGATGCCAAGGTGCTGGCCGCCAACCCGCACTTCAAGGCGCTATACCCGGTGATCCTCAAGGCCCGCCCGCGCCCAGTCACGCCCAACTATCCCAAGGTCAGCGAGATCATCCGCAACAACGTGTCCGCCGCCGTGGCAGGCAGCAAGACCGTGGACTCGGCCCTGAGCGACATGCAGCGCGATCTGGCCCCTCTGCTGAAGTAGGGCACGTCTGACGCCCCGCCCCCCACATCTGGAGCTGGATAGAGATTGGGGGGCGGTTTCTTTCAAATGGAACACGCTCCGGCTCTTCTCTTACCTACACTCCGCCCCAAAGGAGCCATCCATGACCCAGAAGAACATCGCCGCCCCGCTGCCCAAACCCAGGGGCCGCAGCCGGGGCGAGGCCAGCGAGGGGCAACTGGCCTTCTGGCTGCTGCTGCCCGCCGCGCTGCTGCTGTGCGGCGTGCTGCTGTTTCCGATGATCACCACCATTCGCGACTCCTTTTACTTCAACAAGCTGACCGAGCCATTTAACGGGCAGCCCTTCGTGGGTCTCAAGAACTACGTGCAGATGTTCGCTGACCCGCGTTTCGGCACCTCGCTGCGAAACACGCTGTTCTTCGCGGTGCTGACGGTGGGCGGCTCCTTCCTGATCGGCATTCCAATGGCGCTGGCAGCCCACACGCCCAGCAAGGTGCGCGGGCTGGCGCGGGTGGCGCTGCTGCTGCCGTGGGCCATGCCGCCAGTCATGACCGGATTGATCTTCGCGTGGCTGTTCAATGCCCAGTACGGCGTGTTCAACGACATTCTGGTGAGGCTGCACATCGTCAAGGAACCGCTGCTGTGGCTCAGCACGCCGGGACTGGCGGTGCTGGCGATGGTGGTTACAATTGTCTGGAAAACCAGTTCCTTCGTGGCCCTGATCGTGCTGGGCGGCCTCCAAGGCATCCCCCGCGAACTCACCGAGGCGTCGGAGGTGGACGGCGCGAGCCGCGTTCAATCCTTCTTCCGCATCATTTTGCCGCTGCTGGCCCCCAGTCTGGCGGTGGCGTTCATCTTCCGCTCCATCAGCGCGGTGCAGGTGTTTGACATTCCGTACACCTTCATTCAACAGGCTCCGGCGCAGGGGCTGCTGGAAACACTGGGCGTCTACATTTACCGCACCAGCATTGAGTTTCTGGACTTCGGCTACGCGGCCACCCTGAGCGTGGCGCTGTTCGCGGTCAGTCTGGTGGTCACAGGCGTTTATGTGCGCTTCGTGCGTGACGGGGCCAGCACATGAGCGGCGAAACGGCGGCCCCCGAACGGCTGACACTGGGAGACAAAATAGGCCGCTGGGCGGGCCTGATCGCGCTGATCGTCGGCGGTTTCTTCCCCCTGATCTGGATGCTCCTAACCAGCCTCAAGACGGAAGCCGAGTTGCAGAAATTCCCGGTGCAATACCTGCCGAGCATGCTGAATTTCGCCAACTATGCCCGCGTGTTCACCGAGCAGCCCTTCGCCCGCTTCTTCTTCAATTCCATGACCGTCAGCCTGCTGAGTACTGTGCTGTGCATCGCTGTGGCGGTTCCGGCAGCCTACGCGCTGGCGCGGCTAAACATCCGGGGGCGCGGGCTGCTGCTGACTGCCGTGGTGGCCTTTTCCATGTTCCCTGTGGTCAGCCTGCTGGTGCCGCTGTTTCGCCTGTTCCGTGGCCTGAGCCTGCTGAACAGCTACCCCGCGCTAATCCTGCCCTACGCCGCTCTCAGCCTGCCGGTAGCAATCCTGACCCTGGTGGCCTTCTTCAGCGCCATTCCGCGTGATCTGGAGGCGGCGGCCATGATTGACGGCACCTCCCGCGTGGGCGCGTTGATGCGCGTGGTGCTGCCCCTTTCTGCCCCTGGCATGGTCACGGCGGCGCTGCTGATCTTCGTCAACTCGTGGAACGAATTCCTGCTGGCGCTGAGCTTCAACACCAAGCTGGACATGCGAACCGTCAGCGTGGGCGTCACGCTGTATCAGGGCGAATTTGCCTTCCCGTGGCCGCTGATCGCCGCCGCTGTGGTGATTGCGACGATTCCGGTGGTCATGTTGATCGCCGTCTTCCAACGGAGGTTCGTGGCCGGATTGACGGCGGGGGGGGTCAAGGCTTGAAGCTTTGCTCAGCGAGGTTTCTGGGTGGCTGCCACGGTTTGACCCCTCCGCCCCTTCGGGGCACCTCCCCTCAAGGGGAGGCAAGTGGATTTCTCCGTGGCACGATCTACTGCACCTCTTGGCTCCCCTTGAGGGGAGCTGGCAGCGAAGCTGACTGAGGGGTTAAACCGTAGCGCCCCCCCTTGCCACTTCACCGAATCCCGCTCCTCTCCCACAACCGAGGTTTCCCCATGACCAACCCATCCCAGTCTGAATTCCTGTGGTTCCTGCAACTCTCGCGTGACGGCGAATTCATCGGCACCAAAAACAAGATGCCGCGCAAGCCCACGCTGCCCTACCTGCAAAGCCTGATCGCCACGGCGGGCGAGGCAGGTTTTGACGCCCTGCTGACCGCCACCAATTACCACAGCGAACACGAGAACTACACGGCGGCGGTGGCGGCACTGGCGCAGACGGCGGCCACCGATCCGGCACTGCTGATCGCCGTGCGGCCCGGCATGTTTCAGCCTGCCATGTACGCCAAGATGCTCGCCACCCTGCAAAACCTGTTTCCGGGCCGCGTGAGATTGAACATCGTGACGGGCAGCAGCCCCGCCGAGAACGCCATGTACGGCGACTTTGAAGACCACGCCAAACGCTACGAGCGCACCCGCGAATTCATGCAAATCCTGCGCCAGTTGTGGACCCAGCCGCCTCCGCAATCCTTTAAATCGGACATCTACGCCTTTAATGACGCCGTGCTGGACCCCGCCCCCGTGCAGCCCATCCCCATCTACTTTGGCGGCGCGTCCCCGGTGGCGCAGGGGATTGCCGCCGAACTGGCCGACGTTTACCTGATGTGGGGCGAGCGCGAGGACATGATCAAGGAGAGAATGGCGCAGATGCAGGAGCTAACTGCGAAGGCGGGGCGCACCCTGCGCTATGGCCTACGAACCCATGTCATCGTCCGCGAAACTGAAGAGGAAGCGCGGGCTGCCGCCGAACGCCTGATCAGCCGCGTGGACCCGGAAGTGCGCGCCGCCTTTGTCGCCAGCCACGCCCATGTAGACGGCGTGGGCCAGCAGCGCCAGATTGACATGGTCAAGAATCTGGACGCCGACCTGATGGTGGAGCCGGGGTTATGGGCGGGTGTAGGTATGGCCCGCAGCGGCGTGGGCGTCGCCCTGATCGGTGACCCGCAACAGGTGGCCGACAAGATTCGCCGCTACGAGGACATGGGCTTTTCCTCGTTCATCTTCAGCGGCTACCCGCATCTGGAGGAAGCCCGCCGCTTTGGGGAGCTGGTCATGCCGCTGCTCAAGGGCAAACAGGAAGAGGGCCGCGCCATTCACACGGATAAGGTGGCCCCGGTGGCCTGAATCACAGCAAAAAAAGGGAGATGGAGCTGAATGGCCCGCCTCCCTTTTTTGGTTATGCTGTTGACTTGACGCGCCTATTTGACGGTGGCCCGGATAAAGCAGGTGACCACCCCACCGCCCTTCAGATCGGGAAGCTGCCAGCGGACATTGGTGTACTCGCTGGGGTTGACCGTCACTTCCTTCTTCACGTCCTGGCCGTTCTCGGTGACGGTCACGAACTTCTTGAGGGGTTCGGCGGCATAAGCTTTGCCGTCAATGCTGAACAGCGCCGTCACGCCGTCCACGTCGCACTGCTGTGAGGCAAATGCCGTGGCCGCCGGGACCGCCATATTCAGCTTGAGCTGCTTGACGGGCATTCTGCTGGTGTTCTCCACGCGCTGCTGCAACTGCAACAGGTCGCCCGGCGACACGCCCCGGTTGGCGGTATCAGTCAACTTCTCCACGGTCTTGCCGTCCGTCTTCACCTGTGTGACCAGCAGGGTGGACGCGGTGACTTTCAAGGGCGAGTTCTGCGCGCCTGCGATGCCCGCCAGGGCGGGCGCAACCAGCAGCGCGGTCACCAGGGCCTTAGTGATCTGGGTATTTTTCATGAGAATACCTCCTGCTGCCATTGTGCCCAGAGCGGATGAGAGTCGGGGGCTGCGGGGCTGATCAGATGCGTCAGACACCGGGGGGGGGTCACCCACCAGCGACTGCGCCGCTCAGCCCACGTTCCTCGACGACGGCGGCCAGCACGCGGGCAATCTCGTGGATCTCGGCAGCGTCCTGGCCCTCCACCATCACGCGGATCAGGTTCTCGGTGCCGCTGGGGCGCAGATTGACGCGGCCCCGGCCTGCCAGTTGGGCCTCGGCCCTGGAGACGGCCAGTTGCACTGTCGCGTCGCGGGCAATCGCCTTTTTATCGGCCACGCGCACGTTCACCAGCGTCTGCGGGTACATGGTCAGTTCGTCGAACAGCACGTCCAGCGTGGTGTCTAGTTGTCTCATGCTCGCCAGGGTCAGCAGCGCGGTCAGCACGCCGTCACCAGTGGGCGAGACGTCCAGGAACAGCACATGGCCGCTCTGCTCGCCGCCCAGATGCAGGCCCTTGGAGTGCAGACGCTCGTGGACATAGCGGTCTCCCACAGCGGTGCGCTCCAGCGCAATTCCAGCCTCCTCCAGCTTCACCTCCAGCGCCATATTGGTCATGATGGTGGCCACCACCGCCGCCGCCGGGCGCGCGCGGGCGTTCAGCAGCAGCATGTGATCGCCGTGGACCACGTTGCCGCGCGAATCCACGAACAGCGCGCGGTCCGCGTCACCGTCGAAGGCCACGCCCAGGTCATAGTCGCCGTTGCGGACAATCGCCTGAAGGTGGTCCATGTGCGTGCTGCCGCAACTGCGGTTGATGTTGCGCCCGTCGGGGGTGGTGTAGACCGCGAACACGTCGGCCCCCGCCGCCTGAAAGACCTTGGGGGCCACCCGGTAGGCTGCCCCGTTGGCACAGTCCAGCGCGATCTTGAGACCACTCAGGTCCGGTGCATGAGAGACCAGATACTGGATATAGACGCGCTCGGCCTCGGTGGAGTTGGTCACGCCGCCCAGGTCCACGCCGGTCACAGGGGGCAGGCCGCCCACCTCGTCGATGGCCGCCTCGATCTCGTGTTCGGTGGCGTCGCTGAGCTTCTGGCCGTCGGAGCCGAAGAATTTGATGCCGTTGTCCTCGTATGGATTGTGGGAGGCACTGATCACCACGCCTGCGTCTGCCCCCAGTTGCCGCACCAGATAACTGACGCCGGGGGTGGGCAGCACGCCCACATGGATCACGTTGACGCCGCGTGCGGTCAGCCCCGCTGCCAGGGCCGCTTCCAGCATGTCGCCGCTCTGGCGGGTGTCCTTGCCGATCACCACGCTGACCTTGCCTGTTTGCGAGCGGCGCGTCAGCACCTCGCCCGCTCCCACGCCCAGATTCATTACCCAGGCGGCGGTCAGGGGAAACTCGCCCGCCACCGCCCGCACGCCATCCGTTCCAAAGTACTTGCGATCATTGTCACTCATATTGCTATCAGCATACCGCCCATGAGTGCCTTACGCACCTCACTCAAGTCCGTTAGCTGAAGAGGCGGTCAGAAACGCGC comes from the Deinococcus sp. AJ005 genome and includes:
- a CDS encoding ABC transporter substrate-binding protein, producing the protein MRTRLLLSAALAVSAALTTSASAVTTLNVFMGSQQRPEVFQPLFDRFEKANPDIKVKIETGGATSEAQNQYLTTVLAARDDTLDIFLIDVVRTATFAAAGWAEPLNGYISGVNSYLGSFLPGPVAAATYGGKLYAMPAFTDAQFLYYRKDLLTKYKLPVPKTWDELTATAAKIQKGEGGKMQGFNFQGAPIEGTVCNFLETLWTGGGDASNVNSAAGKQGLGFLVNSVKSKLSPAASSEIKTDDSRLQFQAGDVAMGLNWSYAWAHFQGNSPQPTTVKGDVGVAPLPSFGKNPTATCTGGWEWGVNAYGNHKKEAVKLLQFMSSVNIQRDMAVNGAYLPVRKSLYSDAKVLAANPHFKALYPVILKARPRPVTPNYPKVSEIIRNNVSAAVAGSKTVDSALSDMQRDLAPLLK
- a CDS encoding carbohydrate ABC transporter permease; this translates as MSGETAAPERLTLGDKIGRWAGLIALIVGGFFPLIWMLLTSLKTEAELQKFPVQYLPSMLNFANYARVFTEQPFARFFFNSMTVSLLSTVLCIAVAVPAAYALARLNIRGRGLLLTAVVAFSMFPVVSLLVPLFRLFRGLSLLNSYPALILPYAALSLPVAILTLVAFFSAIPRDLEAAAMIDGTSRVGALMRVVLPLSAPGMVTAALLIFVNSWNEFLLALSFNTKLDMRTVSVGVTLYQGEFAFPWPLIAAAVVIATIPVVMLIAVFQRRFVAGLTAGGVKA
- the glmM gene encoding phosphoglucosamine mutase: MSDNDRKYFGTDGVRAVAGEFPLTAAWVMNLGVGAGEVLTRRSQTGKVSVVIGKDTRQSGDMLEAALAAGLTARGVNVIHVGVLPTPGVSYLVRQLGADAGVVISASHNPYEDNGIKFFGSDGQKLSDATEHEIEAAIDEVGGLPPVTGVDLGGVTNSTEAERVYIQYLVSHAPDLSGLKIALDCANGAAYRVAPKVFQAAGADVFAVYTTPDGRNINRSCGSTHMDHLQAIVRNGDYDLGVAFDGDADRALFVDSRGNVVHGDHMLLLNARARPAAAVVATIMTNMALEVKLEEAGIALERTAVGDRYVHERLHSKGLHLGGEQSGHVLFLDVSPTGDGVLTALLTLASMRQLDTTLDVLFDELTMYPQTLVNVRVADKKAIARDATVQLAVSRAEAQLAGRGRVNLRPSGTENLIRVMVEGQDAAEIHEIARVLAAVVEERGLSGAVAGG
- a CDS encoding LLM class flavin-dependent oxidoreductase, whose amino-acid sequence is MTNPSQSEFLWFLQLSRDGEFIGTKNKMPRKPTLPYLQSLIATAGEAGFDALLTATNYHSEHENYTAAVAALAQTAATDPALLIAVRPGMFQPAMYAKMLATLQNLFPGRVRLNIVTGSSPAENAMYGDFEDHAKRYERTREFMQILRQLWTQPPPQSFKSDIYAFNDAVLDPAPVQPIPIYFGGASPVAQGIAAELADVYLMWGEREDMIKERMAQMQELTAKAGRTLRYGLRTHVIVRETEEEARAAAERLISRVDPEVRAAFVASHAHVDGVGQQRQIDMVKNLDADLMVEPGLWAGVGMARSGVGVALIGDPQQVADKIRRYEDMGFSSFIFSGYPHLEEARRFGELVMPLLKGKQEEGRAIHTDKVAPVA
- a CDS encoding carbohydrate ABC transporter permease, coding for MTQKNIAAPLPKPRGRSRGEASEGQLAFWLLLPAALLLCGVLLFPMITTIRDSFYFNKLTEPFNGQPFVGLKNYVQMFADPRFGTSLRNTLFFAVLTVGGSFLIGIPMALAAHTPSKVRGLARVALLLPWAMPPVMTGLIFAWLFNAQYGVFNDILVRLHIVKEPLLWLSTPGLAVLAMVVTIVWKTSSFVALIVLGGLQGIPRELTEASEVDGASRVQSFFRIILPLLAPSLAVAFIFRSISAVQVFDIPYTFIQQAPAQGLLETLGVYIYRTSIEFLDFGYAATLSVALFAVSLVVTGVYVRFVRDGAST